The sequence below is a genomic window from Gemmatimonadaceae bacterium.
GTGCGCCTGCGCGCCGCCCTCGCTGTCCATGCGCGCCTCGGCCTTCCTGCTGTCGGCGGTGGACGCCGCCGGCGCTCCGCCGGCCATTCGCTCCGCCTCACCCTTGTACGCCTCGAGGTACATCGACTTGGCCCGGGCCAGCGGCACGCGATCCTGCGGACGCTTCGGTCCGGCGAGACTCGGCTCCACCGTCGCCAGATCGAGTTCCAGCGTGTCGGTGAACACCGGGTCGGGCGTGTCGTCGGTGCGGAACAGGCCCTGCTCCCGGGCGTACGCCTCCACCAGCTTCACGTGATGCTCGGGGCGCCCCGAGAGCCGCAGGTACTTGAGCGTCTCGGCGTCGCACGGAAAGAACCCCATCGTGGCCCCGTACTCGGGCGCCATGTTGGCGATCGTCGCGCGGTCGGCCAGCGACAGCGACGACAGGCCGGCCCCGTAGAACTCCACGAACTTGCCCACCACCTTCTTCTTGCGGAGCATCTCCGTGCACGTGAGCACGAGGTCGGTGGCCGTGGCGCCCGCCGGCAGCTTGCCGTGCAGCTTGAAGCCCACCACCTCGGGAATGAGCATCGTCACCGGCTGGCCGAGCATCGCTGCCTCGGCCTCGATGCCGCCCACGCCCCAGCCCAGCACGCCCAGCCCGTTGATCATCGTGGTGTGCGAATCGGTGCCGACCAGCGAATCGGGATACGCCTCGCCGGTCTCCTCGTTCACGAACACCGTCTTGCCCAGGTACTCGAGGTTCACCTGGTGGCAGATGCCCGTGCCCGGCGGCACGACGCGGAAGTTCTTGAACGCGTCCTGGCCCCAGCGCAGGAACACGTAGCGCTCCTTGTTGCGCTCGAACTCCTTCTCGGTGTTGAGCAGGAACGCCGCGGCGCTGCCGTACTCGTCCACCTGCACCGAATGGTCGATCACCAGATCCACCGGCTGCAACGGATTGATCTGCTGCGGATCGCCGCCCAGGGCGGCGATGGCGTCGCGCATCGCCGCGAGATCCACCACCGCCGGCACGCCGGTGAAGTCCTGCAGCAGCACGCGCGCCGTGCGGAACGCGATCTCCTTCTCGACCTTGCCCTTCACGTCCCAGGCGATCATCGCCTCGATGTCGCCGCGCTTCACGAAGCCTTCGTCCTCGTTCCGCAGCAGGTTCTCGAGGAGGATCTTGAGGCTGAACGGGAGCGTGGAGGTGCGGCCGCCGAGACCGCTCAGGCGGAACACGGTATACGCCTTGCCGTCGACGGTCAGCGCCGCGCGGCTGCCAAAAGAATTCTTGCTTGTCATGGATTGGCCTCTCGATCACGGCCGCTCGATGGGGCCGGTGCGAGGGTTCTCGGTGGAGCCACTGCCGCAGTGCGGCAGGCTGACGGGGAATCTAGTCGGTCGTCGCGTCCAGGCGACCCCGGGTGCCCGCCGGCCGGGTCGTGGGGCAGGATCGGGGTGCCGGAGGGTGGCCACAGGCCGCACGGAATCCATAGGAACGACAACCGACGGGAACTACGATCACCACTGATTTGGCGGATTCAACTGATGACCGCAACCGCAACTGCAACTACAACAGCAAATTCTTTGGAAACTGCTCCGCCATCGGGATCGCGGGGGGGGCGCGACGAGCTTGACGGCGGGGCGGTTCCCATGCCAGTTGCCGTTGTCGTATCCGCTTGATCCGTCAGATCGGTAGTGATCGTTGTTCCCCAGCAGTTGCGGTTGCAGTTGCGGTTGCAGTTGCAGTCGCAGTCGCTGTTGCAGGGCCCGCGTGGTCTGTGGCGATGCCGGCCGCCCCATCCGGCCCTGGCCGGCAAGCCCCGACCGGGATTGACGAATCCGCGCCCGGCGGCGTACATGCACGGCACCGCTTCAGACTCAATGCACTTGGAATCCCACATGCCTGACAGCCTCGACGTCGTTGCCCTCGCCCGCGATCTCATGGCGATCGACTCCACCAGCGGCCGCGAGACGGCGCTCATGGGCCACGTCCACGCCATGCTCGAGCAGCGCGGGTGGACGGTGACCCGCATCCCGGTGAGCGAGGGCCGGTTCGACGTCTTCGCCCGGTGGAGCGACGCGCCGTTCGTCACGCTGTCCACGCACCTCGACACCGTGCCGCCGCACATCGCGCCGTCGCTGGACGGCGACACGCTGCGCGGGCGCGGCGCGTGCGACGCCAAGGGAATCGCGGCCGCCATGATCTGCGCCGCCGACACCCTGCGCGGTGCCGGGGTGCCCGTGGCGCTGCTGTTCGTGGTGGGCGAGGAGGTGTCGCACGACGGCGCGCACGCCGCCGACGCGTGGATCGCGCACAGCGGGCTCACCAGCCGCGCCATCGTGGACGGCGAGCCCACCGAGAGCATGCTCGGCAGCGGGACCAAGGGCGCCGTGCGCGTGATCGCGCGCACGGCCGGCCGGCCGGCGCACTCCGCCTACCCGCAGTTGGGCCATTCGGCGATCGACGACCTGGTGGCGCTCCTGGCCGAACTGCCGGCGCTGGAACTGCCGCGCCATGCGGTGCTCGGCGAGACGACGATCAACATCGGCCACATCAGCGGCGGCGTGGCCGACAACGTGGTGGCGCCGTGGGCCGAGGCACGCCTCATGGCGCGCCTCGTGACGCCGGCCGAAGTGCTGATGCCCGTGCTCGAACGGTGGGCCCGCGGCCGCGCCGAGCTGGAGTGGGGGGTGATGGTGCCGCCCGTGATGCTCGGCGTGCTGCCCGGGTTCGAGACGGCGGTGGTGGCGTTCGCCACCGACATCCCGGCGCTCGGCAATTGGGGAACGCCGTATCTGTTCGGTCCGGGCTCCATCCACGTGGCCCATCGCGACGACGAGCACGTGCGGGTGGCCGAACTGCGCGCGGCCGTGGAGGCCTACGCGCGCATCGTCCGCGCTCTGGCCTGAGGCGGCTTCTCGCTCCACTTCTCGGCCCACTCCGCCACGGCGCTCAGCGCCTGTTCCAGCGCCCGGCCCTTCTTGCTGAGTTCGTACTCCACGCGCACCGGCGTTTCCGGGGTCACGATCCGTCGCACGATTCCCTCGGCTTCGAGTTCCCTGAGCCGTTCGGA
It includes:
- a CDS encoding M20/M25/M40 family metallo-hydrolase, translating into MPDSLDVVALARDLMAIDSTSGRETALMGHVHAMLEQRGWTVTRIPVSEGRFDVFARWSDAPFVTLSTHLDTVPPHIAPSLDGDTLRGRGACDAKGIAAAMICAADTLRGAGVPVALLFVVGEEVSHDGAHAADAWIAHSGLTSRAIVDGEPTESMLGSGTKGAVRVIARTAGRPAHSAYPQLGHSAIDDLVALLAELPALELPRHAVLGETTINIGHISGGVADNVVAPWAEARLMARLVTPAEVLMPVLERWARGRAELEWGVMVPPVMLGVLPGFETAVVAFATDIPALGNWGTPYLFGPGSIHVAHRDDEHVRVAELRAAVEAYARIVRALA
- a CDS encoding winged helix-turn-helix transcriptional regulator; the protein is MSDHGSTVCPYFHQAIELIGRRWTGAIVQVLMTGRRRYCDLRTAIPDVSDRMLSERLRELEAEGIVRRIVTPETPVRVEYELSKKGRALEQALSAVAEWAEKWSEKPPQARARTMRA